A single genomic interval of Syntrophobotulus glycolicus DSM 8271 harbors:
- a CDS encoding EscU/YscU/HrcU family type III secretion system export apparatus switch protein codes for MIYLDKRIQIPKEKAAALAYEHTGAPRVVAKGEGYIAQKIIEKAGEQGIPIQKNEALVNALMLVELSGEIPVELYEVVAQVLAFIYRLNKSKVKQVFDQDS; via the coding sequence TTGATTTATTTGGATAAAAGAATTCAAATTCCCAAGGAAAAAGCGGCTGCCCTGGCTTATGAACATACCGGTGCGCCGCGCGTTGTCGCCAAAGGGGAAGGGTATATTGCCCAAAAAATCATTGAGAAGGCCGGTGAACAAGGCATCCCGATCCAAAAAAACGAAGCCTTGGTCAATGCTTTAATGCTGGTGGAACTATCAGGGGAAATCCCGGTTGAATTGTACGAGGTGGTTGCCCAGGTCTTGGCGTTTATTTACAGGTTGAACAAATCCAAGGTCAAACAAGTCTTCGATCAGGACAGTTAA